The DNA window AGCCAAATCAAGTACTAACATAAACGCACTATGTACTGTAAGTCTCATATCTCAACTCTTTACATTCCAGAGAAAACGATGTTTGAAAtctgacattttttgtttggactacaatcaagatggctgccaaaccatgttaCATGATGGCAATATTTTGTGGTCgagtgaccatgccatagactCCTATATCCATGCCAAAtttggtgactttttagacatcggttcaaaagttataggcatttgaacatattctggtggaagagaagaaaaaataagtttaataataataataatgaccagtgaccaccacattgcttatgggatcaatCCTGTCAAGTAACTATCAttccaatacattctaacatatttccatactgcaccatatgcatttatttgcatcttgaccatctctgaaatttgattggctcatggtggccatcttgttttatcaatcaacttgccttgaacaaatctgatagaggagctagccaaggtcacgtGTAGAAAATTTCGTATCTCAATTGGACCAAccgtttcggagaagaagattgttgaagattcttggccaatccaatatggctgccaaaccatgtgacttattgacttgtcttgaacaaatctgaatataggctATAACATAActtcacacaccaagtttcaaatctgtcccgtctgcggttTTGGAGAAAAAGATTTTTGTAGactttccaaaatgtgtcacttaagccactatggccaccagaccatgtgacacatggcctccatattgcatatggcatagcactacatagccatctatcattgtatgaagtttcatgactTTTCGTCCAGCGGTTTGGTTTATATACGCTTTTCCAAAAAAggcggaaaaataataaaaataactagaagttgcatgcaacttttaaggcttccatgttgtatcagtaggtttcagattggAGAAGgaatttgtagtttaaatgcatgtgttgttaaatgtgtaattttcaattctaatccactgtagtatacatttgaggttttcaatctTTTGACACTTGAAGTGCACATTTCAGTGTCACTGgactataatattaatttcttgattgcatgcatcaattttgtaaggtaccattgtgtttttcacttaattctagGATATATGTAAAGTTTGCATTgagtcattcaagatgcagaatgcaattcccaagtttgaccacatgatggaggtagaggtctaaaTAAGaaatgtcatgatgtggctgacGTGAAGCTatcattttggttggtgtacagcagtcaggttttgtgtcctatcaacttggcttcatcaactagtttaatcactgacaatttaCGTATATTAGCCTATAGTTCTGAATAaatttgctgtcataagtgacatattgtaacacaataTGCTGAGTTTCTGAATTTTGCTGTgtcaatttcatgcttttataaatatgtgtattttgcatatgtgcacagtcattttcttgtggctgccatgttgttgCACACAGTCACTTGTCTCTTGCAGACatgatagatagcagtgtctatgtaatacatgcaaagtttcaTGGCACTTGGCTTTAGGGTTCCGGAGTACtagctgttttcattttcacacaCGGACACATGATAAATCCAGGATTGCGGCTTAACCGTGTACCCTTCAAACTTTATTTTCTAGTTGTATATTGAAGGTATAGACTTAAAcatatgtgcagagtttcatgtgtgtactgtattccagtgtgcaggaaatgtgtaacttgtctgaagcgGCGTATATGTTtctttcattggcccacagcacccatgtttttcactggggcaactcgcctttaacaaTCTTGGTAGtcctctgtactagtgtcatgtatgccaatttgtgtcacagtgggtataagtggcatggattaAAAGGCACCAAAGCTGGAATCAGAGAATTCTATATGGCGGACAGAGCGTGTGcccgagcaacttctgatgaacaagcgtaatagtggggcataaggtatgcatgtgtatgaagtggcatatgcatgtgtcattaggttttggagaagaagatttctgttgcatttcacaatttagatTCCTATCACAATATTTAGCAACATCATGACACCAGTATGTGCAGTTTTCACTgtatttgtaggtataagtggtttctacaacacttgtgagtttcgtgagttttcatgcatgtataagcgttttatggacatttgaaagtttcaagttttctgcattgaagaaACAGAACGCAATTTCCAAGTTTgtccacatgatggaggtagaggtctacataacgaATGTCAGTATATGGTTgaggctgtcattttcattggtgtatagcagccatgttttttgtctaatcaacttggctttttcaactttgacagatgtttgtactAGTGTTAAACACTGAAAATTTAAGAACCGTAGGCTTAACTATGCTGTAGATATTCAATGCTGCATGTGACATGGCCTTCAGTATCGGTACCAGCGCGCCGTGTCACCTTTGGTGACAAAACTCACCACAATCAAGCATAACATTGTAATTGATTAGTGtaccaagtttggtgagtttttgaatatggctcatgggttttttctggggtcaaagttcatgcttttataaatacgcATATTTTGCGTACGTGCtcagtcatttgcttgtggctgccatgttccTGTACGCAGTCACTTGCCTTTTGCACATTTGATAGATTGCAgtatctatgtaatacatgcacagtttcagggcactgggctttatcgTTCTGGAGTAGTAACCGTTTTCATATCCGCACGCGGattcatgttaaatccaacattacgGCTAAACCGTGTACCCCACAAACATTTTCTGGTTTTCTCTTCAAGGCAGAGGCATACACacatgtgcagagtttcatgtgtgtactgcattccagtgtccaggaaatgtgtaacttgtctgaagcggcgcatacttttttttttcattggtccacagcacccatgtttttcactggggcaactcgcctttaacaaccttggtagtactctgtagTACTGTCATGAATatcaatttgtggcacagtgggtataagtgtcttggagtagaaggcaccaaagcttgaatcagaaaacgcagcctggcggacaaagcgtgagaccgagcaacttctgatgaacaagcgtaacagtagggcataaggtatgcatgtgtatgaagtggcatatgcatgtgtccgttgGTTTCGGAGAAGATtgttgtagcatttcacaatttcgacAGTCATTGCATCATGGCGGCGGCACCATGTGACCGACacgtgtagttttcactgcatttgtaggtatgagatgtgtctacaacacttgcgagtttcgtgagttttaaTGCATGTATGAGCATTTTAGGGGCATTAGACGTTTtggtggaagaaaaaaataataataaaaaaaaaataataataataaaaatcctaagagaaacaataggcttccagcacttcgtgcatggaagcctaataactagaagttgcatgcaacttttaaggcttccatgttgtatcagtaggtttctgattttagcaggcatttgtagtttaaatgcatgtgttattaaatgtgtaattttcaatttcaatccaatGTAGTATATATTTGTGGTTATCAATCTTTTGTCacttgaagtgtgtatttcaatgttagTGAAGCAttatattcatttcttgattgcatgcatcaattttgtAAGGtactattgtatttttctcttaattctagcatatatgtgatGTTTTCATTATTGCATCATGTAAAATGCTGAATGCAAGTCTCAAGTTTggccacatgatggaggtagaggtctacataaggaatgtcatgatatGACTGACATGTGAAGCTTTCATGttggttggtgtacagcagccagattttgtgtcctatcaacttggcttcatcaactttgacagatatttctactagtttaatcactgacaatttaagttcattagggtatagttctgaagatatttgctgtcataagtgacataatgtaacacaatttggtaAGTTTATGAATTTTGCTGATaggtttttctggggtcaatttcatgcttttataaatacacGTATTTTGCATTCGTGCAAAGTCTttttcttgtggctgccatattgttgcacacagtcacttgcctcttgcagacgttatgtaatacatgcaaagtttcaggaCACTGGGCTTTAGAGTTCCGGAGTACtacatttgtaggtataagtggtgTCTACAACAACAATTGCGAGTTTCGTGCATAGAAgcctaataatcctaacaataacaataagattccagcaacttcgttgcttgtcCCCCTAATTAAAATGTCTTACAGGGTGCAAATTATTGTGTGAAGTATGTTGACAGTATTACTTTAAAGACATGGGACAGTTCAAACTACATTTACCAAAATGTACCGCAATGATGTCAAGGACGTGTTCTCTGATTGGAAGGTTTTATTCAGCAGCTGACCAATCCCGTCTCCGCCTGGACTGCGCGGGTGTGCCTGGGTATTTATGATTCTTGTTTATTCTTCCTCAACAAACACTAAGCACTGAATACCCCAAACGCcttgtgaaaatgtaattagCCTTAATGTCTAATAAAAAGTTGAGAAGAACTGGCTTGCCGTCTGAATTGTGCGAAAGACTGAGCCGCCACCAGGTCGAGACGTGTCGGGTAAGGACGTGTTAAAATGCACTTGCTTGAGTGCTGCGATGATTTCttaaattaaagttatttattttttgttttatgtgattTGATGCAGCCTGTGATAACTGTAATATACATCAGCttttaaacatgtaaacatGTTTTATCATCCCTACAACTGTTTAACgtgtttttaaataagtaaagtGTTCTGCATTGTAATGTTGGCTGTTTTAATCTGTGTAGATGTGCAGCGCACTACAGCTGTCATTAAAGGACCCGTTTGTTACATCTACAAGGCAGACAGATGGCTGTTTAACTGTGGGAAATAAAAGCACGTTGTAGTTAACCCCTGGCTCCTAATTTTTTTGTATAATCTTAACAACCAATAAGTAAATTACATAAGCAACTGTAACCGTTCACTGAAATACAGTAACAAGGGTTCAGaatcataaaatgtattattagcaAGAGTGCAAAAGTGTTGTCAAATTAGGAAAGCAATTAATTATTTAGTGTGAGACAAACACATCTACTGTGCTCTAATATTACTGCTCCAATAATTGTTAGGCATTATTGCTTATGATTATTCACTTTGTGAGATATGATTGGTTATACATATAAAAGATAATTATTGGTCCTTAAAGTTTCCAAGGTAAGGAGACTTTGGCTtctattcatcaagggtttacACCAATTTGCAACTACCAATACTTCTTCTGAAAAGGataaaagtacaaataagccacacaatgaatgaaaaatgactTGTTCACAGATACCACCTTGAAATCAGACTGTGCGCTGTGAGTTACCTGTGTTGACTTTCATTAGTATGTTATTCACCTGAGAGAAAGTGTCGGTATAAGTGAATTAGTATAAAACCCTCAAAGAATACAGGCCATGTTTTGTAGCTGTTTTATGTTCACTTTATATAGTGTCCCTAAAGtaagtacataaataaacatatggCAATTGTTTACAGTGATTGTACCACTGGCAGAGTGAAATATacactttataaaataaatacctttGTAGCATATGCTGTGTGCAGAGTTCACTGTCTGATAGGGGGACTGGAAAAGAGGCCTTAGTGTTCCTGCTGTCATTGCAGGACTTTCTGTCTCTCATGCCACTGGAGCTCATGAGAATGGCTGGTCAGAGTTTCCAGCAAGTTCAGAAACTGCTCCACACAGTCTGCCAGGCGTGTGCCCCCAAAATGTTCACGGTGAGTCCACAGATTGGGAGAAATATGCAGAGTAATTTGCGTAGCTTGTTCCTTCTGAGTTGGTACTCTTATTTCAATACTCATTGGTGTTTCCCCCGTTTGTAACAGGGACTGGAGCTGAGGAACAGGCCCACCTGCTCTTATTTCCCCACCACTCTTCAGGGACTGGACCGAGTGCTGCGAGGAGGCCTGGCCTGTGGGACCCTGACTGAGGTAAATAGCTGACACTGAAGGGACAGGCAGAAGGACAATGTGGGAGCCAGCCAGTGTACCATTTGTATTGtccttttatttcatattttacttGTCAGGCATCGTGTTATACATTACCTGTCTAGCTTGACTTGGTTTGTGCAATGTATTCATATGGGTATACAAAAATCGGGCTATTGcaattattttcctttatattattagtttaagaaaatatatatacattgccaatagaaagtctacacccccttgaacttttttcacattgtgctgtgtcagtgcctcagcaTTTAATGcgttacatttgttttgtttttccactatctacacaccatactcagGGTTCCCCCCAGAAATTTGCATAGGCATGGCATTCTGTTTCAGATTTGTTGATTGGGATGGGGTGCTGACGAATCATCGACCGTGGAGAGGCGTAGAGGTGTTGTCAGGTGTAGCCGTAGCGGATGAGGTCACTGATGGACAATGATCTTCAAGTTATGCTACACATTTTCAATTGAATTTGGGTTGGGGCTCAAACTGGGGCAATCAAGGATATATATccttttgttccttagccactccagcgtggctttggctgtgtgcttcgggtcattgtcacaCTGAGAGGTGAACTTCCATCCCAGTTTTAGCTTTCTTGCTGAGGGAACCAGGTTTTCCTCCAGGACTTTTCTGTACATTGCGCCATTCATTtccccttctatcctgacaagtgccccagtccctgccgatgagaaACAGCcacataacatgatgctgccaccaccatgcttcatagTAGGGCCTGTATGCTTTTCTTTGGGTGATGCTCTGTGTTTGCCAAATATAAAGCTTTGCCTGATCTAGTCTGGGTCTttgtggtgccatacaccttccacttttATATAATCATCATGAATGTGCTCCAAGGAATATTCAGTGCAGGGActgacattattttttatttcggTAATTAGAAATTAAATGGGAACTCCACAGAAAATTCGTATTTCCTTAGGTTATTCTACagtataagtagaaacatattttatgcagtgagtttttcatgtccagctcattctatgtaccagaaatcagaggtGAAAAATATGCCGTGACATAACTTGGGTGCTAACACTGGAGCTGCTTTTGGAGAAGTCAAtggagaaaatcagaaaagttatgaaaatcataaaaaaaatatatgtattgtatgCATGTTTGATTGCCCCATTACCCTATTTTTCCAAAAGATCCATCGGTTTTGTAGTTGTAAAAAGTTTAGGCctatttcaccacccagaactgtcgctgttattttacatatttattttgtattttattccagtGCGAACTGAGCATATGTGTTCTCCAAAGGGGAATCCCTGGGCATGCGCAGTTTCCCTCTCTGCTGTAGCCTACACTGCAGTGCCTGGAATAAAATTATCATGTAAAATAGCAGTGACAGTATTGAATTGTAATCAAATAAACCATGATGACTAGGATGATGATTAGTAGGAGAATTGTTTTATTGATGTTTCAGGACTTGGCAACTGCCCCGGGCGGTCCGTTATGTCGGACCCTCCAaggcctttgtttttttttcttatactcATCCCCTGacctgtgcctttcaacagctTTGTTGCGGAGCTCTTTTGAAAGCTCTACTCAGCAGagagaacctacaggaactgctgaatttatccagGAAACGTAcaaatcactacaatttaacacaggtggagacTACTTAatttggtgtgtgattttgaagacgTTGTTACACCGGAGCTAATTTAGTGTTACTGTCACAAGCAgaggtggacacttatccaaccaagctatttaagtttttattatgatttttttttttttgtatgtcaaatttctaaaaaatattttttcccttggaagttgtggggtaggatgtgtagataaatgaaaaacaaaagaaatggtgtacatttttaaagggGATCTAGACTTTTTCTATAGGCAATTTCTTTCTGTAATTgccaattcattattttttttacctctcTCCTCCAATGGAAATGGCTCATAGCCAagggaggaaaacaaattacaagAGTACTTTGTTAGCACCTGTATTTCTGTTCCCAATTTCCAAACCATCCACAATGGCTGCTGTTGCCCAAGAAAATCCTGCCACTTTGAGCCCACCATGCACTGGCAGAGCTCAGACCATTATGCTCTTGAGTAATCCAGGGTACAGTCAGGTAATAATATAATCCAGATCTGAATCAGTTATTTCTTGACCTGAGCATAGATCTGTACTGGTTGAGACATTTAAGAGCTCCTTCACTGCACTATTTAAATTTgattcagaaatatatatacatatatatatatatatatatatatattttttttttttaaatagcctgATGTCATGAAATCCCCTAATTACTGTGTTCATATCAGTGGAAATACGTGATTATCATTGTGAACCTCTCAGTGCTCTATAAGAGGATATGAAAGACTGCCAAGTTTTCTAATGTATTGATATTGAGAAATGCCTATCATGACTCAAATGATCTTGTTAGAAAAATACATGGGATGCTAGATGCAATACCTGATCTATTACAGGTGGCATATTTTTGTCCAGCCTGGACTGTGGTTTCTGGTGAAAATTTTTCTGGAACTGCAGTGCATTTACATCCAATCACTTTTCCTATTGTAAATTCCATTTTGTACATTCcccttctcctccttcttcttcagtctgatttttaaatacaaaaatctaaatGAACCTGTTGCAGAAACATGGGGCGGTTTGACAGCTGTGCTCTACTCTGATTATAGTGACTCATCTTTTTATTAAGACATATAAACGCTTATGGTTatataaaagcaataaaaaaggcaaacagaatgctagggtgtattgtcaaaagtgtagaatttaaaacaaggaaagtaatgttaagactgtataatgctctagttagacctcatctggaatactgtgtatagttctgggcaccacacttcaagaaggatattgctgctttagaggcagttcagaggagagcaaccagacttattccaggtctgaagggaaagtcctactcggagagactgagggaactgaaccttttcaccctggaacagaggagactacgtggggacttgatccaagtcttcaaaatcatgaaaggcatcgaccacatcaaaccagaggagcttttccagatcagcagggacacacgcacccggggacacaaatggaaattgggcttcaaggcattcaaaacggaaaacaggagacacttctttacacagagagtagtcacaatctggaataaactacccagcaatgtggtagaagctgaaagtttgggaacatttaaaaatagactggataggatccttggatcacttagatattaatgaacaccaaacgagcacgatgggtcgaatggcctcctctcgtttgtaaactttcttatgttcttatatagtATGGAAAGATCTATCTGTGAATATCAAACACCGGCAGGCGGATGGGCAGTGGGATAGTAaggtgtgtactgtgtgtgtttcaggtgaCTGGCCCCTCTGGCTGTGGAAAGAGTCAGCTGTGTATGATGCTCAGCGTTCTGGCCACTCTGCCGGTCTCTATGGGAGGGCTGGACCGCGGTGTGCTCTACATCGACACAGAGTCCACTTTCTCTGCAGAAAGGTACTCCCCCTGAGAACGAGAGATCCACAGTTTGCTTGTTTCTTTTAATGCTGGAAAATAAGGTGAATCTGAAGCGtaggtgacttttttttttttttttgtggatgTGGTTTAGGAAATTAAATGCGTTTCTTAAATGTCCCCCTCCAAGCCTTTTCATTGCAGTgggcagtgtagtgtagtgtagtgtagccaGTTGAATAAACAAATGCTGCCCAACTTTATATTAAAAGTGATAGACTTCACTGCTGGTGAGAAAGATATTGCATTTCAAAACATGTCTTTCTTTTAACTTGTGAACATGTTGATTGGCAGTAGCATTGTGGGGCGATCCCTTGGACAGTGTGTGACAGGAAGAATGGTAACAAGGTGGCATTCTAACcctatttaaagcactaaatgCTGTTCCTTGCTCTCTCTTGTCCTTCTGCTTGACACTATGcaagacacattttaaaataatataacataTGTAATACACAGCTCCAGCATTCTCAAGGGaaagtttattttgttgtgcatgtgtgtctgttttcacATGCGGCCTGGCCTTTAGGGTCAATCTTACCCCTGTAACGGAAGTGCTCGGTGTTCTAGACTGGTGGAGATTGCACAGAGCAGGTTCCCCAGATACTTTGGAGATCAGCAGCGCCTCCTGGAGATGGCCAAGAGGGTCCACCTGTTCCGGGAGCTCACCTGCCAGAGCGTGCTAAAGAGGTGATCCACATCCCAAATTCCCATTCATGTTCCACAGACTGAGATAAGACCTCCGTTCGGATTCATCAATGCATTTCTACACACAGCTGGCAGAtcttgaaaatgttgtttttgttgtgtattGCCACTGTCACAGAGTTTTCTCTCtgtcaaataaaataagaagGAAATCACTAACTTTTGTGAGATGCAATGTACTGCTTCTTACCAAGTTGTTTCTTGCACAATATATGTTTTGCTTCACTGTGTAACTTTATGATGTGTCCTTCAATTTCAATATTCTGCAGTTTAGAACCTCAGCTTACTGTTGTTTTTAACTTGTTTTCATATGATTTGTTATTAATTCACCTTAGATAAAGGTGTTAATGATCCAAACaatcaaataatttaaatagacAAACAAATCATGATTATAAAAACCTTGCACAAATGTTCTTTGTGTCGTAATATATTTTGTGTCTATATACTGTAATGAAAAGATGGCTGTGGTAATTGTCTCACTTTCTGGTAGAAGACCATCAACTTCAGTTGTACAGTGTGGAACAGTGGGAGATGTGTCGCTCTTTCATGACCTTGTGTCTCTTCTGTCTTCTGGTGCAGGCTGGAGAGCTTGGAGGAGGACATCATCTCCAGGAAGGTGGGCTTGGTGGTGGTGGACTCCATTGCCTCTGTGGTCAGGAAGGAGTTCGACACCAGTCTCCCAGGCAACCTCACAGAGAGAGGCAACCTGCTCACCCAAGAGGCAGCTACACTGAAGTACCTGGCTGAGGCCTTCTGTATCCCAGTAAGCTGCTAACCCTCGGCCTCCCTCTCACTCCCTTGACAGTAGGAAAGGATGCCATGACCAAAGTTGACTTGTATTGCATGTGTCGGTACATCAAATATTATATTCATCCCAGGTTATCAAGCTGATTATCCCTAATCGTACCTGATTTTATGGTACctacattcaattcaaacactcTCGCCTCTGCACAATCTTCTCAGGCTTTTGCAGGTGACCGTGGCAGCACAGTCATGAAAGAATTTGAAAGGGGGTTTGCAAACGCATTCGGACCCAAGTTGAAATGCAGCAGGTTGAACGGGCCTCAGCAAGGACTTGAGGTTAAATTGAATAGTCAATATAATGCATATAATGCATCAGTATTtctttgcattggtttattGCCATGTCCCCTTGGTGATTTTCTTTTTGACTGTAACATAAAAGGCCTTGCTTCATGACATTAGGTTTCTGGGCTGTCACAGAAACCTTCACTTTCTTGTGCTAACGATAGGCACGTTGGCTTTACTGGTGGTATGGTGCAGTCTAGCCAGCAGCTGTGTTATGTATATTGGGGTTTGCTAAAGTAGGTAGTAGTGGTTTCGTCCTATTGTGAGCAGTCACTTGTGGAGGCAGGTTTGCCAGTGTGAGCATATCTGCGGCCACAGCTGACATGTTTCCACATTAGTCTGTAGCCTATATAAATTAAAGACTTGATTTAGAACACAAGATCATTTGAATGCTTTCCCTTGATCGGAATTtgaattggttttattttttaattcccccttcatttaaaatgtatttgattaaaTCCTGCACCCTGTACTTTCTCCCTAGAGTTAAGTAATTTGGAGCGCGTCGgttgtgtaaaaaataaatacctgaaGTAATTTACTTGGAGGCCTGTGGAATCAgatatttataaaagtattttttactGCCTGTTGTCACACATGACACTGATGACAGCTCCTTGCGGTCGGTTGAGGTGTTACCGAGCCTGTATTATTTGCTTTCCTCCTTGGAAGAAATGAGAAAATGTGTTTCTAGGCAGGCTCCACAAAATATTCATAGGCCTCGTGagatggaaataaaaataataactatcACTTTGTAGCTGGGCTGAAACATTCCAGGACTCAAGTGCTCTGAGCTGGGGGTAGGCTTGTTGTGGCTTAAAACGCCAGTGTAAAGCTTTCTTTGTTTGTGGCTCCTTCTGTATTTGTGGCTCCTGCTGTATTTCTTGTGCAAATAATTTGAAGTTCCTGCCTTTTAATAATGTGAACTGTCTACACATGCAGTAATACCAGGGCACAAAGCTATGAGTGTAGCACAGTGCTTCAAGGAAAATACATCTAATTGTGTGACCATGACAGCACTGGGATGAACTAGAATTTAGATgaccctgaacacaacttttcCAGCTTTATTTCAACTACTGATTACACCATTTGTGAGAAGGGGAGCAGTATTCATTGAGGCCAAGTTTAGGCCTGCACCATATTATACA is part of the Amia ocellicauda isolate fAmiCal2 chromosome 21, fAmiCal2.hap1, whole genome shotgun sequence genome and encodes:
- the rad51b gene encoding DNA repair protein RAD51 homolog 2 isoform X1, which produces MSNKKLRRTGLPSELCERLSRHQVETCRDFLSLMPLELMRMAGQSFQQVQKLLHTVCQACAPKMFTGLELRNRPTCSYFPTTLQGLDRVLRGGLACGTLTEVTGPSGCGKSQLCMMLSVLATLPVSMGGLDRGVLYIDTESTFSAERLVEIAQSRFPRYFGDQQRLLEMAKRVHLFRELTCQSVLKRLESLEEDIISRKVGLVVVDSIASVVRKEFDTSLPGNLTERGNLLTQEAATLKYLAEAFCIPVILTNQITTHLSTKATAPSRSEWKVPEESLQSAEGDSGYVTAALGNTWSHSVNTRLIVQYLDSQRRQIIVAKSPVAPFSVFNYTVQKDGLRLEGDENQASSTHQGTDPGLQPIRVRTTFNYNVTQDTPHLCSQ
- the rad51b gene encoding DNA repair protein RAD51 homolog 2 isoform X2, producing MSNKKLRRTGLPSELCERLSRHQVETCRGLELRNRPTCSYFPTTLQGLDRVLRGGLACGTLTEVTGPSGCGKSQLCMMLSVLATLPVSMGGLDRGVLYIDTESTFSAERLVEIAQSRFPRYFGDQQRLLEMAKRVHLFRELTCQSVLKRLESLEEDIISRKVGLVVVDSIASVVRKEFDTSLPGNLTERGNLLTQEAATLKYLAEAFCIPVILTNQITTHLSTKATAPSRSEWKVPEESLQSAEGDSGYVTAALGNTWSHSVNTRLIVQYLDSQRRQIIVAKSPVAPFSVFNYTVQKDGLRLEGDENQASSTHQGTDPGLQPIRVRTTFNYNVTQDTPHLCSQ
- the rad51b gene encoding DNA repair protein RAD51 homolog 2 isoform X4 translates to MSNKKLRRTGLPSELCERLSRHQVETCRDFLSLMPLELMRMAGQSFQQVQKLLHTVCQACAPKMFTGLELRNRPTCSYFPTTLQGLDRVLRGGLACGTLTEVTGPSGCGKSQLCMMLSVLATLPVSMGGLDRGVLYIDTESTFSAERLVEIAQSRFPRYFGDQQRLLEMAKRVHLFRELTCQSVLKRLESLEEDIISRKVGLVVVDSIASVVRKEFDTSLPGNLTERGNLLTQEAATLKYLAEAFCIPVILTNQITTHLSTKATAPSRSEWKVPEDHCCQIPSGAVFSI
- the rad51b gene encoding DNA repair protein RAD51 homolog 2 isoform X3; this translates as MSNKKLRRTGLPSELCERLSRHQVETCRDFLSLMPLELMRMAGQSFQQVQKLLHTVCQACAPKMFTGLELRNRPTCSYFPTTLQGLDRVLRGGLACGTLTEVTGPSGCGKSQLCMMLSVLATLPVSMGGLDRGVLYIDTESTFSAERLVEIAQSRFPRYFGDQQRLLEMAKRVHLFRELTCQSVLKRLESLEEDIISRKVGLVVVDSIASVVRKEFDTSLPGNLTERGNLLTQEAATLKYLAEAFCIPCNHKNLAQREYMSIKQLEGRKTIATSTLLCRDSFGFGPIILLFLAFGDWISGSKDLGHSASTPANVYQLTSNVVLCTSLI